In a genomic window of Kwoniella newhampshirensis strain CBS 13917 chromosome 8, whole genome shotgun sequence:
- a CDS encoding proliferating cell nuclear antigen (pcna) — translation MLEARVKQASVLKKLLDAIKELVTDGNLDCTDEGIALQAMDNSHVALVSLKLVAEQFESYRCDRNMPLGVNLGSLTKILKCAKDNDVVTFKAPDDADSLGMVFESPKEDRVGEYEMKLMDIDQEHLGIPDTQYDATITMSSAEFQRICRDLAALGESVKIEASKEGVRFSSEGEVGNGSVLLKQTAGTDRSSGGGSKKAQVKRDPDEEDEEEEEEEKPEVDEDEEGEEEQDDEDRPKKRKAANGKAKGAKKAKNTDSTDEVGVSIILEKQVSLTFSLKYLSNFAKSAPLAREVSLHMSNDVPLLVQFDFEQGTLQFFLAPKISDE, via the exons ATGTTGGAAGCTCGAGTCAAACAGGCTTCTGTCCTGAAAAAGCTATTGGACG CCATCAAAGAGCTCGTCACCGATGGTAACCTCGACTGTACCGATGAGGGAATC GCTCTACAAGCGATGGACAACTCTCACGTCGCCCTTGTCTCGCTCAAGCTTGTAGCTGAGCAATTCGAGTCTTATCGATGCGACAGGAATATGCCTCTGGGTGTGAAC CTTGGATCCCTCACCAAGATCCTCAAGTGTGCAAAGGACAACGATGTGGTCACTTTCAAAGCACCCGATGACGCTGATTCGCTCGGCATGGTTTTCGAGTCTCCCA AGGAGGATCGAGTGGGTGAATACGAGATGAAGCTCATGGACATTGATCAAGAACATCTCGGTATCCCCGACACACAATACGACGCGACCATCACCATGTCATCGGCCGAATTCCAACGAATCTGCAGAGATCTCGCCGCGCTCGGGGAGTCCGTCAAGATCGAGGCTTCTAAAGAAGGCGTCCGATTCAGCTCAGAGGGTGAAGTTGGGAACGGTAGTGTCTTGTTGAAACAGACCGCCGGAACGGATAGGTCTTCGGGCGGTGGGAGCAAGAAGGCTCAGGTCAAGAGGGATccggatgaggaggatgaagaggaagaggaggaagagaagccagaggtcgatgaagatgaggagggtg aggaagagcaggatgacgaagatcgaccaaagaagagaaaggctGCTAACGGCAAAgccaag GGCGCGAAGAAGGCCAAAAACACAGATTCAACTGACGAAGTTGGCGtttccatcatcctcgagaaACAAGTCTCCCTCACATTCTCACTCAAATACCTCTCCAACTTTGCAAAATCTGCACCGCTCGCGAGAGAGGTCAGCTTGCACATGAGTAACGATGTTCCTCTGCTCGTCCAGTTCGATTTCGAACAAGGGACGTTGCAATTCTTCTTGGCTCCAAAG ATCTCGGATGAGTAG